In a single window of the Euleptes europaea isolate rEulEur1 chromosome 4, rEulEur1.hap1, whole genome shotgun sequence genome:
- the LOC130476533 gene encoding taste receptor type 2 member 9-like, giving the protein MAVMDRNMLSPLGIFFLVIFGIESIVSILGNGFIIVVNCCSWLQSQKILLCDFLLITLSLSRFLWQWITMSSQFVYLGYPETYIHSKKQQALTICWAYLNTASLWCATWLNVFYCVKVTNFPHPLFAWLKLRIGALVPRCLGISLLAFMICSIYPAMRAFEDEKCCNLTGNLPDDTRQSEAHDHNPFRFLDLLQLYSAAISFNICLTASSVLLLSLWRHTKNLKKSGLSTKDLSTQAHLNVMKPLLLLLIFYVIHFAAMIISLTRFFKYGKLEWLISDIFLSSYPSAHSIILIFTNPKLRKVCTRVLSLRRSPS; this is encoded by the coding sequence ATGGCAGTGATGGACAGAAATATGTTGTCCCCGCTGGGTATCTTTTTTCTGGTCATTTTCGGGATTGAGTCCATTGTTTCTATCTTGGGGAACGGATTCATCATAGTTGTGAACTGCTGCAGCTGGCTCCAAAGCCAGAAGATACTCCTTTGTGATTTCCTACTTATCACTCTGAGCCTCTCCAGATTCCTTTGGCAGTGGATTACCATGAGCAGTCAATTTGTATATTTAGGCTATCCGGAGACATACATACATAGTAAAAAGCAGCAGGCATTAACCATCTGCTGGGCTTATTTGAACACCGCCAGCCTCTGGTGTGCCACCTGGCTCAATGTCTTCTACTGTGTGAAGGTGACCAACTTTCCTCATCCTCTCTTTGCATGGCTGAAGCTAAGAATTGGGGCGTTGGTGcccagatgccttggaatatctcTCCTGGCTTTCATGATATGCTCTATATATCCTGCCATGAGGGCTTTTGAAGATGAAAAATGCTGCAATCTCACGGGAAACCTGCCGGACGACACCAGACAAAGTGAGGCTCATGACCACAACCCTTTTCGTTTTTTAGATCTTCTCCAGCTGTATTCTGCTGCCATCAGTTTTAACATCTGCTTGACAGCATCCAGTGTTTTGCTTCTCTCTCTGTGGAGGCACACGAAGAACCTGAAGAAGAGTGGCCTCAGCACCAAGGACCTCAGCACTCAGGCCCACCTCAACGTCATGAAGCCTTTGCTTCTCTTGCTCATCTTCTATGTTATACATTTTGCCGCCATGATCATTTCCCTCACTCGTTTTTTCAAGTATGGCAAGCTTGAGTGGCTGATTTCTGATATATTCCTGTCTTCGTATCCTTCGGCACACTCGATCATCTTGATATTCACCAATCCCAAGCTGAGAAAAGTGTGTACCCGTGTTCTAAGCCTCAGAAGAAGTCCCTCGTGA